Genomic DNA from Methanosarcina sp. MTP4:
GGCCCGGACTCTGTCTCCTTTCAGTTTTGCTTTCAATAAGTTCACCTGAAAATAAAATATAAAAATGAATAAAATCAGCTTTCAGTGATATGATTCTAGATCGTGATTAATTCCAGCTTTTAGTATGCTTTCATTTATATAATTCTTCACTTACTTTTCCTCTGCCCGGTATTTCCGTACCGCTTCCACAAAGGAGCCTGCTAGTTCCCTGTAGGCAGCCCCGTGCAGGTGGGCGTAGGAGCCAAGGGTATTTTCAACCGTAAGCCCGTCGAGGTCGTCCTTGATGCCGGTGCCCCGGGACAGTTTTATGGCAAACTTTGCGTCCCCCGGGATTTCCCGGATTTCGGAGTGATGGAACTCATGTCCCTTGAAGGTGTTGCCTTTTTTCCCTATCACACAGTCCCCGACAAGGGTCCCTATGTTATAGCTGACAACCCGGGTCTGCCCCATGATGGTATGCCCCGGGAGCGCCCCGACCATTTCATATGTGGACTCTGGCATGCTAGCATCGTGGTAGGTACCTTTTCCGGGAACTCCGGTGCTTATTTTTTCGGTCAGGTACATGAGCCCGCCGCACTCGGCGTAGATCGGCATGCCCGAAGCAGAAGCTTCTTTGATTTTCCGGCGCATGGACTCATTGGCTTCCAGTTCGGAGGCGAAGAGTTCGGGGTAGCCGCCCCCTATGTAGAGCCCGTCTACATCTGGAAGCCGGGAATCTTTCACAGGGCTGAAATAGACGATTTCCGCTCCGTCCAGTTCAAGGAGATCGATATTGTCGCGGTAGTAAAAGTTAAAAGCCTCATCCAGAGCGACCCCGATCCTGGGTTTATCAGACTCTGGAATCGATTCGGAAATCGATTCGGGGATTGAACCTGGAATTGAACCTGGAATTGAAAGGGAACCTGCCCCGGGCTCAACTCCGGTAAATATACTGTTTTCCGGGGATTCCAGAGGTTTTGCGCTTCCTGCGATGGCAAGGAACCGGTCTATATCCACCCCTTCTTTGATGATCTTTTCAATTCCTCCGAGCCGTTTATCGAAGTCTCCTAGCCTCCTTCTGCCTTCAAGGGCAGGCATGAGCCCCAGGTGGCGCATGGAAATCTGCATGGACGGGTCTCTTGGAATTATCCCGATTACCGGAACCCCCGAGTAGTATTCGATTGCCTGCTTTGCCTTTTCCGCGTGTCTGCGGCTTCCGATATTGTTCAGGATGACCCCGGCAATCTCCACATCACGGTCAAAGTTTTTGTATCCGTTAATAAGAGCCGCACTCGAACGGGTGATGCTCCTGGCGTTTATTACGAAGACCACGGGACATTTGAGGAGCTTTGCGATCTGTGCAGTACTCCCTATGTCGCTCAGGCTCTCGAAACCCTCGTAGAGTCCCCGGACTCCTTCGATAATCGCTATGTCCGCACCTTCCCCTACTTCGCAGGCATGGGTGTAAACATCCAGGATCCCGTTTTCGTCCATCAGGTAACCGTCCAGGTTCCGGCAGAACCTGCCCGTGATTTCGGTATGATAACTGGAGTCGATGTAGTCCAGGGCGACTTTGAAGGGCTGGACCTTATAACCCTTGGAGGCAAGGACAGCCATCAGCCCCATGGAAATGGTTGTTTTCCCGGAGGAGGAACGGTCTGCGGAAATAAGGATTCTGGGAATTTTACCGGTATCCTTTCCGGCCTGCTGTTCTTTCGAGTGCATGGTTTTTCAACGCCTTTGCGGCTTTTTAGTCCCCTTAACTTCCGTATTGGGAACTCATTTTTACTTTGTCAATTCCCTTAACCTCTCATCGGTAAGGGAATCTGCCATGACCTTCCTTTCGTTTTCCATGATCGCTTTTCCGAGCCTGCGGTAGACGTTGGCGATTTCGGAATAGGGGGCTTTTTCCATAACGGAGTAGCCGTTTCGCTCACAGTCCTGGACGATCTGGCTCTTGGGGATGAAAGCCATCAGCTGGCTCCCGATTTCCTCGGAGAATTTGCTAACGATTTCCTCTTCCCGGCTGGCGTTTCTTGAGTTGCAGATAACACCGCTGAGAGGCATGTTTATCTTGGTAAGTCCCTTGCAGATGTTGTTTGCGGCGTAGAGGGGCATGTATTCCCCGGAAGTCAGGACATAGGCCTCGTTTACGTACCCTTTCCGGATAGGGGCTACAAACCCTCCGCAGACGATGTCCCCGGGCACGTCATAGATGATCAGGTCCTGCTCTTTCATAAGCTCCCCGGAAACGCTTTTCAATTTCTGGACTGCCACGATGATACCCCGGCCCGCACAGCCGATCCCGGGTTCGGGTCCTCCGGCTTCTATGCATTTGACACCGGCGTAACCTTCGAAAACCATGTCTTCCTCCGTGACTTCAATGCCTTCCCTTAGGAGGTCAAGAATGGTTGGGATCCTTTTTCCCCCCAGGAGGGTGATGGACGAGTCGCTCTTTGGATCGCAGCCGATGATCATGACCTTTTTTCCTGCTTCCGCACAGGCTGCTGCCACATTGGACGCGGTACTTGATTTACCTATACCGCCTTTCCCGTAAATTGCAATGATCTTTTGTTTTTTCACAGGATCTTCCTCCCTTTTCTAAAATATTATCCTTTTTATCCCGAATTCGCCTTTTTCAGCCTTGAACTTCCTTTTCAGGCTCCCTTTTCAGGTTTCCTTTCAGGTTTCCTTTTCAGGT
This window encodes:
- a CDS encoding cobyrinate a,c-diamide synthase; this encodes MHSKEQQAGKDTGKIPRILISADRSSSGKTTISMGLMAVLASKGYKVQPFKVALDYIDSSYHTEITGRFCRNLDGYLMDENGILDVYTHACEVGEGADIAIIEGVRGLYEGFESLSDIGSTAQIAKLLKCPVVFVINARSITRSSAALINGYKNFDRDVEIAGVILNNIGSRRHAEKAKQAIEYYSGVPVIGIIPRDPSMQISMRHLGLMPALEGRRRLGDFDKRLGGIEKIIKEGVDIDRFLAIAGSAKPLESPENSIFTGVEPGAGSLSIPGSIPGSIPESISESIPESDKPRIGVALDEAFNFYYRDNIDLLELDGAEIVYFSPVKDSRLPDVDGLYIGGGYPELFASELEANESMRRKIKEASASGMPIYAECGGLMYLTEKISTGVPGKGTYHDASMPESTYEMVGALPGHTIMGQTRVVSYNIGTLVGDCVIGKKGNTFKGHEFHHSEIREIPGDAKFAIKLSRGTGIKDDLDGLTVENTLGSYAHLHGAAYRELAGSFVEAVRKYRAEEK
- the cfbC gene encoding Ni-sirohydrochlorin a,c-diamide reductive cyclase ATP-dependent reductase subunit, whose translation is MKKQKIIAIYGKGGIGKSSTASNVAAACAEAGKKVMIIGCDPKSDSSITLLGGKRIPTILDLLREGIEVTEEDMVFEGYAGVKCIEAGGPEPGIGCAGRGIIVAVQKLKSVSGELMKEQDLIIYDVPGDIVCGGFVAPIRKGYVNEAYVLTSGEYMPLYAANNICKGLTKINMPLSGVICNSRNASREEEIVSKFSEEIGSQLMAFIPKSQIVQDCERNGYSVMEKAPYSEIANVYRRLGKAIMENERKVMADSLTDERLRELTK